The genome window CAGCTCATTGGCGGCCTTGATAAAACTCAAGTGCCGCGCCACCGCCTCAAAAGCGCGCAGGGCCAGCAGCGGCGGAAGGTCATTGTGCAGTGCCAACTGAGTGCGCCTACCGGTTAAGGGGGGAAAGTGTCGATTTTGGGCGATGTGCTTCCTTTTGTCGCCCGCAGATTCTTCCGTCGTAGTTTGGGGATGTGTCTTACATCTCCCCGGGCAGCTGTGCGCAAAGCTCTGTGTCTTTTTTGAGACGGTAGAGCGATGAAAAATCCTATAAAGGCAACGGTGATCGGCTTGGCTATTTCAATCGGCCTTTGCGCGGCGGCCGCCGCCAATGAGTCTCCGCTGGTCGGGGCCTGGAAGCTGGTCGGTTATGAGGTCGAGTCCCAGGACACCCGTGAGAAAATCCCGGCGATGGGCAGCCGTCCGTCCGGGCGGGTTATTTTTACCGCGGATCATCGCGTGGCTTTCGTGTTGACCGGTGAGGGGAGAAAAGCCGGCGCGTCCGACGCAGAAAAATCAGTGCTGTTGAATACGCTGGTGGCTTATACCGGAATTGAGCGGGTCGACGGCAATCAATGGTGCACAGCGGTTGATTCTGCCTGGAATCCGCAGTGGGTGGGAACGGTGCAATGCCGCGATTTTCAGGTCAGGGGCGACACGCTGGAAGTGCTGACGCCTTGGCGCCAAATGCCTAATTGGCCGGGGACTACACGTTCCATCATCACGTTTGAGCGCGATAAATAAGCGCCAGGAGAGGCAAGTACGAGGATTTTCACCCTGGCATTTGCTGTCGAGCGGGAGAGGCCGCATTATTGAGCCATTCCCGCCACGACGTAAGCCCAGCCATGAGTGAAGATGACAAACTGATCGACTTGAATGCCGAACGCGCCAAACGTGTGCATGACTTGAATGACAAGCGCCTGAATGAAGTTCGCCAGGCATTTGAGCAGGCGATGCCGCTTGGTAACGTTAAGAAAAAACCCAAGAACAAGCCGAAAAAGCGTTGAAACAGCCTGCATCTGTTGATGCAGGTCAGTTATTACCCTTCTTTAAGCCCCGTTCCGGGCGACATTGATCCCGGTCAATTTTCCAATCCGCCTTCTCCATTAACTTAGCCCTATCGCAACAGGGCATGAGCACAGGAGGCCGGTCATGTTTTTCGATAATGTGGTGTTTGCCGGGGTGCTGACCGTCAGCCTCATGGTGCTGTTTTTTGTAGGGTTTGGAATTTTTATCTGGAAAGACGCGAAAAAGCGTAAAGAACCCTAAGTCTTTCCGGATTACATGAGCACGCAAGGCATTTTGGGCGACTTCGGTCGCCCTTTTTTTTGCCTCGGATTTAGTTGCACTCATGAATAGGCGGCATAAAAAAAGGTGCGATCCTCATCGAGGTCGCACCTTCTTTTTCAGCGGTGGGCTATCAATTACCCAGCGCCTTGGAGGCCAACCAGAACAACCCGGCTGACAGGCCTACGGTTGCCGGCAAGGTCAACACCCAAGCCATCAGAATGGTCTTCACCGTGCCGCCTTGCAGGCCGCTCTTATTGGCAACCATGGTGCCGGCCACGCCTGAAGACAGTACGTGAGTGGTGGAAACCGGCAGGCTGAAGATGTTGGCCAGGCCAATCATGCTCGCCGTGGTGATCTGCGCCGACATGCCCTGGGCGTAGGTCATGCCCTGCTTGCCGATCTTCTCACCGATGGTCAGGACCACACGCTTCCAGCCGACCATGGTGCCCAGGCCCAAGGCCAGTGCGACCGCGAGGATCACCCAGAACGGTGCGTACTCGGTGGTGGCGGTCAGGTCTTTGCGCAGCTTGTCGAGGTCGGACTTCTCACGCGCATCCAGGCCCGGCAGCTTGCCGACTTTCTTCGCGGTATCGTCCAGGCACAGCAGGTAGCGGCGCACTTCAATTCGGTGGTCGGAGGTCAACGAATGGTAGTCGGAGACACCTTTGAGCGTTTCCATCAGCGCGCTGATGGTTGGCTCGGTCTGCTGCGGGTTGCACTGGAACTTGCCCGGCAGGTCGTCTTTAACACTTTTACCCAGTGCCAGGAACTCGCCGAGCGTGGCGTTGTTACGCTGGTAGAACTGGCTCAAATGCACGGTGGCGTCGCGGGTCCGTTCGATCTGGTAGGTGGTGCTGCCCAGGTCGAGTACGAACTGTGCCGGTACGATACCGATCAGTACCAACATGATCAGGCCGATGCCTTTCTGACCATCGTTGGAACCGTGCACGAAGCTCACGGCCATCGCGGAAATGACCAGCACCAGGCGGTTCCAGAACGGCGGGTGCTTCTTGTCGTCAAGCTTGCGGCGTTGGTCCGGGGTCTTGTGCATTTTCGACAGCGGGCGCCACCACTTCAGGCCCAGCAGCACCAGGGCTGCGACCAGGAAGCCAGCCATCGGCGAGAACACCAGGGAGGCGCCGATATCGATCGCTTTCTGCCAGTTCACACCGTCAGCCAGGGGGATATCGTTGATCAGGGCATTGGCCAGGCCGACACCGAGGATCGAGCCGATCAGGGTGTGGGAACTGGAGGCCGGGATACCGAAGTACCAGGTGCCCAGGTTCCAGGTGATCGCCGCTGCCAATAAAGAGAAGACCATGGCCAGGCCGTGGCCGGTATTCACATTGATCAGCAACTCCACCGGCAGCAAGTGCACGATGGCGTAGGCGACACCGACACCACCGAGCAACACGCCGAGGAAGTTGAACACCCCGGAGAAGAACACGGCCAGGTGCGGCGGCATGGCTTTGGTATAGATGACTGTGGCCACCGCGTTAGCGGTGTCATGAAAGCCATTGATGAACTCGAAGGCGAGGACAAAGGCCAGGGCGAGCAACAGGCTCACTAGAACCCAAGCATCCAGTCCGCTGAATAAATCGATCATGAAGGTTTTCTGACCCGGTCGTAAGGGGGCGCGATTATGCCAGAAAACCTCAGTAATCGATGCATTAGCTGCTCATCGGTAACAATCTTCATTGAAAAAATGTCGGCGAAAGCGGCGCATCCCAGGGTTTTCGGGGGTTTGGCAAGTCTTTGATTTATAAAGTGCCGGGTCGAAAACACGCGGTTTTGTCACGCAAACGTCATGTCTGAAACATTTGTATGAAATTTCGCTGATAGCAGCAGGACGCTGACCAGTTTCGTGTCAATGCGAGGAGCCCTCCGCCGGTGGTGGGCCGGCAGAGACAGCAAGACCCTGGACTCTGAGCGAAGCGCTTATGGCTCTTCGGCTTTGAGTTCCTGTTCAATCTTTTGGATTTCCTGGGCAAATGCCTGATCCAGCAAACTGGCGCGCTTGCGCCATGGTTTGCGCTCCGGCTCAGGCTGAGCGGCGTAGGTGGTGACTTCCCCGCCGTAAACGTCCTTGTAACGTTGTTCCTGGCGCTCAAGTTCCGCGCGCAGTTCGTCTTTCGTCACAGTGTTACCTAATTGAGATGAGTTGAGCTTATTGAGTGTGCAGCGTCATACCTGAAAGGCGTCCTCGGGATGTTTCAAATTGAACGGTAGAACCATTCAAGTTTGAAAGGCGGCCAAAGGGCAGATCTTTTAAGCGGGTACTTGTGACCTGTGATGCATGCGACGGCATCGCCTGGTGAGCTCCCATCCCGATTGTGATAACGGGCCGACCTCTGCACAGGTTGCATTATAGCGGCGCATTTGAATAACACTATCATCGTGAAGTTAAAAAGCGTCAATGCTGTGTGAGGGTTTTGTTACATGTGAACGTCGGTATTTGCAAAAAGCGCCGTCATCAATGTGCGCGTTTCTAAATGTCAGCATGAATACTCGAACTTTATGACGCTATCAGACAAACCCTAAACTTGAGGTGTCGAGACTGACCCGCGCGCGCTCGCCAAATTGCGATAATCGCATGATCGTCCGATAATCGCCCAATGTTGCCGGTGCTGCCTTGTACATCCCGGCTGGCGCGGCTTGTAATAGCGGCCAACCCTCCCAGCGGTTGAAAATAAGAGAAGGACCCTGAAATGAACGATCAATTGCGCAACTCCTTCGCGTCAGTGGCGCCGCCGATCGTGGCTTCACCGGCCAAGCGCATCCAGGCGTTTACCGGTGATCCGGACTTCATGACCTCCCTGGCGCGTGGCCTGGCTGTGGTCCAGGCGTTTCAGGAGCGCAAGCGCCACCTGACCATCGCCCAGATCAGCCACCGTACCGAAATCCCCCGCGCCGCCGTGCGTCGCTGCCTGCACACCTTGATCAAGCTCGGTTATGCCACTACCGATGGGCGTACCTACTCGCTGTTGCCCAAAGTCTTGACCCTGGGCCATGCCTATTTGTCGTCCACGCCACTGGCCGTGTCGGCCCAGCCGTACCTGGACCGCATGAGCGAGCAGCTGCATGAAGCCTGCAACATGGCGACACTGGAAGGCGACGACATCCTTTATATCGCGCGTTCCGCCACCACTCAGCGCCTGATTTCCGTGGACCTGTCGGTGGGCGGGCGCTTGCCGGCCTATTGCACTTCCATGGGCCGAATCCTGCTCGCCGCGCTCGATGACGCTTCGTTGCAGGACTACCTCGACCACGCCGAGCTGCAGACCAAGACCAGCCGTACCCTGACCACCCCCGAAGCGTTGTTCGAGTGCTTGCAACAAGTGCGTCAGCAAGGCTGGTGCATCGTTGACCAGGAACTGGAGCAGGGCCTGCGCTCCATCGCCGTGCCGGTGTATGACGCCTCCGGCCAGGTGTTGGCCGCGCTGAATGTCAGCACACACGCCGGGCGGGTCAGTCGCAGTGAGCTGGAGCAGCGTTTCCTGCCGAGCATGCTCAGTGCCAGCCGTGAGTTAAGTGCGCAATTGTTTGCCTAAGGTGTTCGGTGACCGCACAGATCCAGGCTTGATCAATTGACGGTGTTTCCCAAGGCTTATTAATGTGCGGCAGCGCTCTCAGCGTCGCCCCAATAATAATGACGGCCCCAGGCCGCCAGCCCGCCATCGGTGTGGAAATAACAATAATGAATCAACCTTCTGTCGGTATTAACCTGGACGTGCAGTCCTTTATCAATGCCCAGCCGCTGTCGCGCTATCAGTGGCGCGTGGTGATCCTGTGTTTCCTGATCGTCTTCCTTGATGGCCTCGACACCGCCGCCATGGGGTTTATTGCGCCCGCGCTGTCCCAGGATTGGGGGATCGACCGCGCCAGCCTCGGCCCGGTGATGAGTGCTGCGTTGATCGGCATGGTGTTTGGCGCACTCGGTTCCGGCCCGCTGGCTGACCGCTTCGGCCGCAAAGTGGTGTTGGTCGGTGCGGTCCTGGTATTTGGCGCGTTCAGTTTGGCTTCGGCCTACAGCGCCAATGTCGACCAACTGCTGGTGTTGCGCTTCCTGACCGGCCTGGGCCTGGGCGCGGGGATGCCGAACGCGACAACGCTGCTCTCCGAATACACCCCCGAGCGCCATAAATCGCTGCTGGTGACCAGCATGTTCTGTGGGTTCAACCTGGGCATGGCCGGTGGCGGGTTTATCTCGGCCAAGCTGATCCCGGCGTTCGGCTGGCATAGTTTGCTGCTGATCGGCGGCATCCTGCCGTTGCTGCTGGCGGTGGTGCTGTTGGTGTGGTTGCCGGAATCGGCGCGTTACCTGGTAGTGCGCAATCGCGGCACTGACCGGGTGCGCAAGACCTTGTCACCCATCGAGCCCAACCTTGTCGCCCAGGCCAGCAGTTTCAGCGTGCCCGAGCAAAAAACCGTCAAGGCCCGCAACGTCTTCGCGGTGATCTTCTCCGGCACCTACAGCGCCGGCACCTTGTTGCTGTGGCTTACCTACTTCATGGGCCTGGTGATTGTTTACCTGCTGACCAGTTGGTTGCCAACCTTGATGCGCGACAGTGGCGCCAGCATGGAACAGGCCGCGTTTATCGGTGCCTTGTTCCAGTTCGGCGGGGTACTGAGTGCGGTGGGTGTGGGCTGGGCAATGGACCGGTTCAACCCGCACAAGGTCATCGGCATTTTCTACCTGCTTGCCGGGGTGTTTGCCTACGCGGTAGGTCAGAGCCTGGGCAATATCACGCTGCTGGCGACCCTGGTGCTGATCGCCGGGATGTGTGTCAACGGTGCGCAATCGGCGATGCCATCCCTGGCCGCACGTTTCTACCCGACCCAAGGTCGCGCCACGGGCGTGTCGTGGATGCTCGGCATCGGCCGCTTCGGCGCGATCCTCGGCGCGTGGATGGGCGCCACCTTATTGGGCCTGGGCTGGAACTTCGAGCAAGTGCTGACGGCGCTGGTGATCCCGGCCGCATTGGCCACCGCAGCGGTGGTGATCAAAGGCATGGTCAGCCATGCGGATGCCACATAAAAACGGTCGCCATTCCTGTGGGAGCAGGCGTGCTTGCGATGCAAACGACGCGGTCCAACAGGTGGGCCGAGTCGATGCGATCGCAGGCACGCCAGTGCCCACACAGACCGCGCCCACGGGCGGATGGCGGTTTTTCAGAAACGGTTAGCTAGACAACAATCCGTTCGATAATCGAACAGTGAGTCGATTATCGGATTGTTCGGCCCATGGCCACGGCTTAACCTTCAAGCACTTCGGCGCGACCTCAGCGCCTTTTTCGATCAACACCGGGAGCCCGACCCCATGGCTGAAATTCTTGCGCTGCGTGACGCCGTGAAGCAATTCGTGAACGACGGCGATACCGTCGCACTCGAAGGCTTTACTCACCTGATCCCTACCGCAGCGGGTCATGAAATCATTCGTCAGGGCAAGAAAGACCTGACGCTGGTGCGTATGACGCCTGACCTGATCTACGACCAGTTGATCGGCGCCGGTTGCGCCCGCAAGTTGATTTTCTCGTGGGGCGGCAACCCGGGTGTGGGTTCTCTGCATCGCCTGCGTGACGCAGTCGAGAAGCAGTGGCCGCAACCGTTGGAGATCGAAGAGCACAGCCATGCCGACCTGGCCAATGCCTACGTCGCCGGTGCCTCGGGCCTACCGTTCGCGGTGCTGCGCGCCTACGCCGGTTCCGATCTGCCCAAGGTCAACCCATTGATCAAAAGCGTGACCTGCCCGTTCACCGGCGAAGTGCTGGCGGCGGTGCCGTCGGTACGTCCGGACATCACCGTGATCCACGCCCAAAAGGCCGACCGCAAGGGCAACGTGTTGCTCTGGGGCATTCTCGGCGTGCAGAAGGAAGCGGCCTTGGCGGCCAAGCGTTGCATCGTCACGGTGGAAGAAATCGTCGATGACTTGAACGCGCCGATGAACAGCTGTGTGCTGCCGACCTGGGCCCTGACTGCGGTGTGCCATGTGCCCGGCGGTGCGCACCCGTCCTACGCCCACGGTTACAACGAGCGCGACAACCGTTTCTATCAGGCGTGGGACCCGATCGCCCGCGACCGTGAGACCTTCACCGTCTGGATCGACGAATACATCCATGGCACCGCCGACTTCCGTGAATTCCAGGCCAAGCTGGCCGCCGCGCAGGAGGCCAAGTAATGGCTTACTCGACCAATGAAATGATGACCGTCGCCGCCGCGCGCCGCCTCAAGAACAACTCGGTGTGCTTCGTCGGCATCGGCTTGCCCTCCAAGGCCGCCAACCTGGCACGCCTGACCTCGTCGCCGGATGTGGTGCTGATCTACGAATCCGGCCCGATAGGCGCCAAGCCGTCTGTATTGCCCCTGTCTATCGGCGATGGCGAGTTGGCGGAAACCGCTGACACCGTCGTACCGACCGGTGAGATTTTTCGCTACTGGCTGCAAGGCGGGCGTATCGACGTCGGCTTCCTCGGCGCCGCTCAGGTCGACCGCTTCGGCAACATCAACACCACCGTGGTCGGCGATTATCACCACCCCAAAGTGCGCCTGCCAGGTGCCGGTGGCGCGCCGGAAATCGCCGGCTCGGCCAAGAGCGTGCTGATCATCCTCAAGCAGTCGGCCCGTTCGTTTGTCGACAAGCTCGACTTCATCACGTCGGTCGGCCACGGTGAAGGTGGCGATTCGCGCAAACGCCTGGGCCTGCCGGGGGCCGGTCCTGTAGGGATTATTACCGACCTGTGCATCATGGAACCGGAGGAGGGCACCCACGAGTTTGTGGTGACCGCGTTGCACCCTGGCGTGACCCGTGAGCAAGTGATCGCGGCCACCGGTTGGGCGATCCGCTTTGCCGACCAGGTGAGCACCACCGCCGCGCCGACCGACGTAGAACTCACGGCCTTGCGTGATCTCGAAGCACGCACCGCCGCCGCCCATGGCCAAGCGCCGGGAGAAGCCTGATGCGCGACGTATTTATCTGTGACGCCATCCGCACGCCCATCGGCCGGTTTGGCGGTGGTTTGTCCACGGTACGCGCCGATGACCTGGCCGCCTTGCCGATCAAGGCACTGGTCGCGCGCAACCCCTCGGTGGATTGGACTGCCGTTGATGAGGTGTTTCTTGGCTGCGCCAACCAGGCCGGTGAAGACAACCGCAACGTCGCGCGCATGGCGCTGTTGTTGGCGGGCCTGCCGGAGAGCATTCCGGGTGTGACCCTCAACCGCCTGTGCGCTTCGGGCATGGACGCCATAGGCACGGCGTTTCGCGCCATCGCCAGTGGTGAAATGGAGCTGGCGATTGCCGGTGGCGTCGAGTCGATGTCACGCGCACCGTTCGTGATGGGCAAAGCTGACGCCGCCTTTTCACGCGCCATGAAACTGGAAGACACCACCATCGGCTGGCGTTTTATCAACCCGCTGATGAAGGCCCAATACGGCGTGGATGCCATGCCGCAGACCGCTGATAACGTGGCTGACGACTATAAGGTGTCACGCGCCGACCAGGACGCCTTTGCCCTGCGCAGCCAGCAACGTACCGCCGTCGCGCAAGCCGCCGGGTTCTTCGCTGAAGAAATCGTGCCGGTGCGCGTCGCCCATAAAAAAGGCGAAACCGTTGTGGATCAGGATGAACACCCTCGCGCGGACACCACGCTGGAGGCCCTGGCCAAACTCAAACCGGTGAATGGCGCCGACAAAACCGTCACTGCCGGCAATGCTTCTGGCGTGAACGATGGCGCGGCAGCGCTGATTTTGGCCTCGGCTGAAGCGGTCAAGAAACACGGCCTCACCGCCCGCGCTCGGGTATTGGGCATGGCCAGTGCGGGTGTCGCGCCGCGGGTGATGGGCATCGGCCCGGTGCCGGCGGTACGCAAACTGGTGGAGCGCCTGGGGTTGGCGGTCACCGACTTTGACGTGATCGAACTCAACGAAGCCTTCGCCAGCCAGGGCCTGGCGGTGCTGCGTGAGCTGGGTATTGCAGATGACGCGCCTCAGGTGAACCCGAACGGCGGCGCCATCGCCCTCGGCCATCCGCTGGGTATGAGCGGCGCGCGTCTGGTATTGACGGCGTTGCACCAGCTGGAAAAAACCGGCGGCCGCAAAGGCCTGGCGACCATGTGTGTGGGCGTGGGCCAAGGCCTGGCCCTGGCAATTGAACGCATCTAATAAGAGAGGATTGCTCCATGAGTGACAAGCCTGGATATCGGCGCCCGCAAGCGGGCACTCAACCGGATTACCTGCACCCGGCCTACCAGTCGACGAACCTGCGTTCGCCGTCCAAGCCGTTGGTGTTCCTGCCCCATTCCTTGTCGGAAATCACCGGCCCGACTATCGGCGCCGAGCGGGTTAACGAGAAGGATAATGACCTCACCGCCCAGCACGATGGCGAGCCCCAGGGCGAACGCATCATCATCCATGGCCGCGTGCTGGATGAAAACGGTCTGCCCGTGCCGGGCATTCTGGTGGAGATCTGGCAGGCCAACGCCGCCGGTCGCTACAACCACAAGCGTGACCTGCACGACGCGCCGCTGGACCCGAACTTCACCGGTACCGGCCGCACCGTCACCGACGCCGATGGCTGGTATCAGTTCCAGACCATCAAGCCTGGCGCCTACCCATGGGGCAACCATCACAACGCGTGGCGCCCGGCGCATATCCATTTTTCGCTGTTCGGCCCGAGTGTGCTGACGCGTCTGGTGACGCAGATGTACTTCCCCGGCGACCCATTGCTTGAATATGACCCGATCTATAACTGTGTGCCGGACACCTCGGCCAAGCAGCGCTTGATCGCCCGCTTCGACCTGGAAAAAACCATTCCTTCCTATGCCCTCGGCTACCGCTGGGACATCGTCCTGCGCGGCCGCGACGCCACGCCGATGGAGAAATGAGATGACACTCAACGCGACCACGTCCCACACCGTTGGGCCGTATTACCACATCGGCCTGACCTGGCTGAACCGCGAAGACTTGACCGTGCCCGCGACCCTGGGCGAGCGCGTGGCGATCAGCGGGCAAGTAGTGGACGGCAACGGTGATGTCGTCAACGACGCCATGCTTGAAGTCTGGCAGGCCAATGCCGCCGGTAAATACGACCACCCGGAAGATGAACAGGAAAAGGCTGTCGACCCGAACTTCGAAGGCTTTGGCCGGGTGCCGGTGGACGCCGAAGGGCGTTTTCGATTTACCACCATCAAGCCGGGCAGCGTGCCGGGCCTGAACGGCACGACCCAGGCGCCGCACCTGGTGGTGCTGGTGTTTGCCCGTGGCTTGGTGAAGCACTTGCTGACGCGGATTTATTTTGACGGTGAAGCGCTCAATGGCGATGACCCGTTACTGGCGTGTGTGCCTGCAGAGCGGCGCAGCACCTTGATTGCCAAGGCGGATGCAGACGGTGTGCATCAGTGGAATGTGATTTTGCAAGGCACGGACAAGGAAACGGTGTTCTTCGACTATTGAGTCGGCTTAAGGGCCTCATCGCAGGCAGGCCCGGCTCCCACAGGTGATTACGGTCAAATGTGGGCGCCGGGTTTGTCCGCGATGCGGCCCTTGCAGGCAACCGATATGCAAAAGTCTGCTTGCGGAACATGGTTGTTGCAAAGTATGTCTAGGCTATAACCGTTCCCACTGAGTGAAAAAACATGACAACAACAACGAGTCACTACACCGGAGAAGAACGCAAAAAACGGATTTTTGCGATTGTCGGTGCTTCCTCCGGCAACCTCGTCGAATGGTTCGACTTCTACGTCTACGCGTTCTGCGCCATTTACTTCGCCCCGGCGTTTTTTCCGTCGGATGACCCAACGGTCCAACTGCTCAACACCGCCGGCGTATTCGCCGCCGGGTTCCTGATGCGGCCTATCGGCGGCTGGCTGTTTGGCCGGGTGGCCGACAAGCACGGGCGCAAAAACTCGATGATGATCTCGGTGCTGATGATGTGCGCCGGTTCCCTGGTCATCGCGTTCTTGCCCACTTATAAAGACATTGGCGCCTGGGCCCCGGCCTTGCTGCTGGTAGCACGCCTGTTCCAGGGCTTGTCAGTGGGTGGCGAATACGGCACCACGGCCACCTACATGAGTGAAGTTGCCCTCAAGGGCCAGCGCGGTTTCTTCGCTTCGTTCCAATACGTGACCCTGATCGGCGGCCAGTTACTGGCGGTGCTGGTGGTGGTGATCCTGCAACAAATCCTCACCGAAGACGAATTGCGCGCCTGGGGCTGGCGGATTCCATTCGTGATCGGCGCGATTGCCGCGGTGATTTCGCTGTTGTTGCGACGCACGCTCAAGGAAACCACCAGCAAGGAAATGCGTCAGGACAAGGACGCCGGCAGCGTCGTCGCGCTGTTTCGCGACCACGGTAAAGCGTTCGTGACGGTGCTGGGTTATACCGCCGGCGGCTCGCTGATTTTCTACACATTCACCACTTACATGCAGAAGTATTTGGTGAACACCGTTGGCATGCACGCCAAGACGTCGAGCTACATCATGACCGGCGCGCTGTTCCTGTATATGTGCATGCAGCCGCTGTTCGGCATGTTGGCGGACAAGATCGGCCGACGTAATTCGATGCTCTGGTTTGCCGGCCTTGGCACCCTGTTTACCGTACCGATCCTGCTGACCCTGAAAACCGTCAGCAGTCCGTTCCTGGCCTTTGTGCTGATCACCCTGGCCCTGGCGATTGTCAGCTTCTACACCTCCATCAGCGGCCTGGTCAAAGCGGAGATGTTTCCGCCCCAGGTGCGTGCGTTGGGCGTGGGCCTGGCCTATGCGGTGGCGAATGCGGTGTTTGGCGGTTCGGCGGAAGTCGTCGCGCTGAGCCTGAAGTCCATCGGCATGGAAAACACCTTCTATTGGTACGTCACCGCGATGATGGCGGTGGCCTTCCTGTTCAGCTTGCGCCTGCCGAAAGAGGCGGCGTACCTGCATCACGATTTGTAAGGGATGAGTTATGACACTGCGCACGAGCAATCAAATGTTCGACGCCTACTTCACCGCTGACAGCATGGCTGAGGTGTTCTGCGACGAGGGGCGTTTGCAGGGCATGCTGGATTTCGAAGCGGCGCTGGCCCGGGCGCAGGCCGGGGTCGGGTTGATTCCGCAGGCCGCGGTCGCACCGATTGCCCAGGCGTGCCTGGCGTCTTTGTATGACGTGGATGCCCTCGGCGTGGCGATTGCCACGGCGGGCAACTCCGCGATTCCGCTGGTGAAGGCGCTGGGCAAATTGATTGCCAGTGAAGACGCG of Pseudomonas fluorescens contains these proteins:
- a CDS encoding MFS family transporter translates to MTTTTSHYTGEERKKRIFAIVGASSGNLVEWFDFYVYAFCAIYFAPAFFPSDDPTVQLLNTAGVFAAGFLMRPIGGWLFGRVADKHGRKNSMMISVLMMCAGSLVIAFLPTYKDIGAWAPALLLVARLFQGLSVGGEYGTTATYMSEVALKGQRGFFASFQYVTLIGGQLLAVLVVVILQQILTEDELRAWGWRIPFVIGAIAAVISLLLRRTLKETTSKEMRQDKDAGSVVALFRDHGKAFVTVLGYTAGGSLIFYTFTTYMQKYLVNTVGMHAKTSSYIMTGALFLYMCMQPLFGMLADKIGRRNSMLWFAGLGTLFTVPILLTLKTVSSPFLAFVLITLALAIVSFYTSISGLVKAEMFPPQVRALGVGLAYAVANAVFGGSAEVVALSLKSIGMENTFYWYVTAMMAVAFLFSLRLPKEAAYLHHDL